Genomic DNA from Methanosarcina sp. MTP4:
TTTGTTTTCCTTCCTCGCCTTTTCAAAAGCCTCTTCTCCCCAGGGATACCAGTCCACAGGGTTATAGGCATGTTGAAGGAGATAAGGACTCTTTTCATGGATAAGGCGGTTTGGATGTTCTTTCTTTTCTTTTCCCATTGCAATTCCCCCTTTTTATCAGGCTCCTGTTCCCCCTCGGGCAAGTATCCTGCCTTTCAGGACTTTTAACTTCCCAATACCTTCCCCGGCAAGGATCAGGGGAACCGTTCTCAGCTCCCTTTTTCGTGGCAGTTTCATATAATTTTGAAAGCACTCCCGCCCCGGATCCACAAGCGCTTCATCCCCCGATTCCCTGATCCACTGCAGGTGGATCTTGCAGGAATGTGGATTCAACTGTTTAAAGATAATGTCCGTTCCAACTCCCCCCAATTTCACACAGATGATTCGATCCAGTCTTCTATTTCTGGATGTCCAAGGTTTATACTATTAGGTTTTTGGATAATGGTTATGAATGATTATGAGTACTGACCCCGAATAGTCTCATGAATACTGGCCGCTAATGATATTATATTGTCAACTGAACTCATTTTTTTAATGAAATTCTGTTGTCAACTGAAATCATATTTTAAATGGAATTGTTTTGTTAAATGAGGTCATGTTAAATGAAATTATTTTGTTAATTATGTTTGACCTCTATCCCGATTACTCTCTGTCCCAAAGCCTAAGATCTCAATTAATGCCTGAAAAAAATTCGATTATAAAATCCCCATTTTAGATAGTAATCCCCTGAATATCAATATATCGGTATTTCAGGGGGTTTAGTGACATTTCAATGGTTTCGCAGGTATTTTTAGGGTTCAGACTTATTATTCCCGGCTTTTGGAGTTTTACCGCCTGAAAAGCATTGTCCTCAGGCTGTCAGCGGCTATTGCGGCTCTGTCCGCAACATCGCCGATTTTCTCCACGAGAAAAGTCAGGTGGCAGATCCCGGATCCTCCAAAGATCTTTTCGTTTGCGAAGATCTTTTTCAAAAGTTCACTCTCTATAAGGTCCACCTCATGTTCCAGTTTTTCTACCTGGGGGACAAGAGCCAGGGTTTGCCTGATTTTATTTTTATCCGGATTTTTGAAGATTTCGTAGAAACTGGAAACAAGCTCTTCGTAGACCCTAACAGTCTCAAGAGTAGCTCCTGAAAGCCTAAGGAAACCCGTTTTCATGTCTTCAGGGAGGGAATCGGCCCGGAGAGTCAGCCAGTAAGCGGCACTCTGGGCACTGTTCAGGATTTCGTCCTGCTGGTTTAAAAAAAAGAGAAGGTCTTTTGCGTCTACCGGCAGTAGCATGGAAGACGGAAGACTTTTCCGGATCTCATGCTTTATGGCATCGGCTTCTGTCTCTATCAGGTCAGCCTCGGAACTTTTAAGTTCCACAAGCTCCATGTTCCCTGAACAGTATGCTTCCACTCCTTCTTTCAATTTCCCGGCTGCAAGTACCCCCTTTCTGGCATGTTCTTTAAAGGGAAGCGGAGGGACTTTTGAAAAAGGACCTAACAGGGAGCGGACAAAATCCCTGTATTTC
This window encodes:
- a CDS encoding TIGR00153 family protein, which gives rise to MKYRDFVRSLLGPFSKVPPLPFKEHARKGVLAAGKLKEGVEAYCSGNMELVELKSSEADLIETEADAIKHEIRKSLPSSMLLPVDAKDLLFFLNQQDEILNSAQSAAYWLTLRADSLPEDMKTGFLRLSGATLETVRVYEELVSSFYEIFKNPDKNKIRQTLALVPQVEKLEHEVDLIESELLKKIFANEKIFGGSGICHLTFLVEKIGDVADRAAIAADSLRTMLFRR